One genomic window of Canis aureus isolate CA01 chromosome 15, VMU_Caureus_v.1.0, whole genome shotgun sequence includes the following:
- the LLCFC1 gene encoding sperm-egg fusion protein LLCFC1 — MEGKGRKRCWEVLCRAAFLAAILLLLRVKVVKPQKGSLDSNEKSQTEEIPSTDQDEDHLEEHFVASSVGEMWQVVDMAQQEDDKTSDTAALRDHLFDLAFCFNLASIMVFL, encoded by the exons ATGGAAGGCAAGGGAAGAAAACGGTGCTGGGAAGTG ctctGCAGGGCAGCATTCCTGGCAGCcatcctgctgctgctgcgggTCAAGGTGGTGAAGCCTCAGAAAGGCAGCCTGGACTCCAACGAGAAGAGTCAGACTGAGGAGATACCCTCTACAG ACCAGGACGAAGATCACCTTGAAGAGCACTTTGTGGCCTCCTCAGTGGGTGAGATGTGGCAGGTTGTGGACATGGCCCAGCAAGAGGATGACAAGACGTCAGACACAGCAGCTCTTCGTGACCACCTATTTGACCTTGCCTTCTGCTTCAATCTGGCCAGCATCATGGTTTTTTTATGA